From Cinclus cinclus chromosome 26, bCinCin1.1, whole genome shotgun sequence, one genomic window encodes:
- the LOC134053901 gene encoding fatty acid-binding protein, liver-like, whose product MDNHPRSVPHNKHNTPSQEHPSEQGEPSLCHTMAFAGTWQIYAQDNLEPFLKALGLPDDTIKMAKDIKPVIEIQQKGNDFVVTSKTPNKSVTNSFTLGKEADITTMDGRKLKCTVNLVNGKLVTKSDKFSHEQEVKGNEMVETITYGGVTLVRKGKKV is encoded by the exons ATGGACAATCACCCGAGGTCAGTACCCCACAACAAACACAACACCCCAAGTCAAG AGCATCCCAGCGAGCAGGGAGAGCCCTCGCTGTGTCACACGATGGCTTTTGCAGGCACCTGGCAGATCTATGCTCAGGACAACCTCGAGCCCTTCCTCAAGGCTCTGG GGTTGCCAGATGACACTATCAAAATGGCCAAAGATATTAAACCTGTTATTGAAATACAACAAAAAGGCAATGACTTTGTTGTGACAtccaaaacaccaaacaaatcTGTAACCAACTCGTTTACACTTGGCAAAGAGGCTGACATCACCACCATGGATGGCAGGAAGCTGAAG TGCACTGTAAACTTGGTCAACGGGAAGCTGGTGACTAAATCAGATAAATTCTCTCACGAGCAGGAAgttaaaggaaatgaaatggTGGAG ACTATAACATATGGTGGAGTAACACTTGtcagaaaaggcaagaaagTCTGA